The Afipia massiliensis genome has a segment encoding these proteins:
- a CDS encoding methyl-accepting chemotaxis protein, giving the protein MLSRLSIRAKITAVISFLLLVLLITGGFAVYQMRTINNSAQDIQTNWLPSIRWLGELRTQAARHRANLRDHLLATNDKGRTEAEAAMDARIKNYDNATKRYETMISSPQEQALYDTVRSQWQSYRKAVDDVVAMSRKGEFEKARELNERTTVPIGRDMEVSLTKLVEYNTTGSDNAGQKANDDYSFSFRAVLVLLVLAATGGIIAGFYLVRDVTKGIASIVNPMKALGEGDLSANVPHQGEKTEIGTMADTLQVFKEALIAKKAADEAAAADADAKIARGQRVDSITRDFEKLIGELVGSLSSSSTELEAAANTLTTTAESTGKTSGEAAAASQEVSSNVQSVAVATEEITSSVGEIGRQVQESSRIASEAVRQAQKTDTSITELSQAAARIGDVVKLITAVAEQTNLLALNATIEAARAGDAGRGFAVVASEVKALAAQTAKATDEISAQVAGMQTATQESVSTIKEIGKTITLISEISSTIAAAVEEQGAATQEISRNVQQAASLSGEVATSITDVSRGAGETGAASGQVLSAAQMLSTDSNRLKIEVEKFLTNVRAA; this is encoded by the coding sequence ATGCTCTCCAGGCTTTCGATACGCGCCAAGATCACCGCTGTTATTTCCTTCCTGCTCCTCGTCCTGCTCATCACCGGCGGTTTCGCCGTGTACCAGATGCGCACGATCAACAACTCCGCACAGGATATCCAGACCAACTGGCTGCCAAGCATCCGCTGGCTCGGCGAGCTTCGTACTCAGGCCGCGCGGCACCGCGCCAACCTGCGCGATCACCTTCTCGCCACCAATGACAAGGGTCGCACCGAGGCGGAAGCCGCGATGGACGCGCGGATCAAGAACTATGACAACGCTACCAAGCGCTACGAGACCATGATTTCCTCGCCTCAAGAGCAGGCGCTCTACGACACGGTGAGATCGCAATGGCAGAGCTATCGCAAGGCCGTCGATGACGTTGTCGCCATGTCGCGCAAGGGTGAATTCGAGAAAGCGCGCGAGCTGAACGAGCGTACAACTGTGCCGATTGGCCGGGACATGGAAGTCTCCCTGACCAAGCTTGTCGAGTACAACACCACGGGATCGGACAACGCCGGGCAGAAAGCCAATGACGACTACTCGTTCTCCTTCCGCGCCGTCCTAGTGCTGCTGGTGTTGGCCGCGACCGGCGGCATTATCGCCGGGTTCTATCTGGTGCGGGACGTGACAAAGGGCATTGCCTCGATCGTGAACCCGATGAAGGCGCTGGGCGAAGGCGATCTCTCAGCCAACGTGCCGCATCAGGGCGAGAAGACCGAAATCGGGACCATGGCCGACACGCTGCAGGTCTTCAAGGAAGCCCTGATCGCCAAGAAGGCCGCGGATGAGGCCGCCGCTGCCGACGCCGACGCCAAGATCGCACGCGGCCAGCGCGTCGACAGCATCACCCGCGACTTCGAAAAGCTGATCGGCGAACTGGTCGGCTCGCTGTCGTCGTCCTCGACCGAACTGGAAGCCGCCGCCAACACCCTGACCACAACGGCGGAATCCACCGGCAAGACCTCGGGCGAGGCCGCCGCCGCCTCGCAGGAAGTCTCCAGCAACGTCCAGTCGGTCGCGGTCGCCACCGAGGAAATCACCTCGTCGGTCGGCGAGATCGGCCGTCAGGTGCAGGAGTCCAGCCGCATCGCCTCCGAGGCCGTGCGTCAGGCCCAGAAGACCGACACCAGCATCACCGAACTGTCGCAGGCCGCCGCCCGGATCGGCGACGTGGTCAAGCTGATCACCGCGGTGGCCGAGCAGACCAACCTGCTCGCGCTCAACGCCACCATTGAAGCAGCCCGCGCCGGCGACGCCGGACGTGGCTTCGCAGTCGTCGCTTCCGAAGTGAAGGCCCTCGCCGCTCAGACCGCCAAGGCCACCGACGAAATCAGTGCTCAGGTCGCGGGCATGCAGACCGCGACGCAGGAATCGGTCTCGACCATCAAGGAGATCGGCAAGACCATCACGCTGATCTCGGAAATCTCCTCCACCATCGCGGCGGCGGTGGAAGAACAGGGCGCGGCGACGCAGGAAATCTCGCGCAACGTCCAGCAGGCAGCGTCCCTGAGCGGCGAGGTCGCCACCAGCATCACCGACGTCAGCCGCGGCGCCGGCGAAACCGGAGCCGCCTCAGGCCAGGTTCTCTCTGCAGCGCAAATGCTGTCCACCGACAGCAACCGCCTCAAGATCGAAGTCGAGAAATTCCTCACCAACGTGCGCGCCGCGTAA